GCCCCTCTTTCTCCCactaatgaatttttttattgtttagttttatttttatttttattgtattgTGTGTCTATTTTGCTATTAGGGCACTTCATCAGAACAGCTTGCATGGAATGATTCCCACTGAAATTACCCAATGCACTGACCTCAGAGCACTGTAAGAGTAAAGAGAACTTCCCTCTTCACATCATTTTAATTTATCTGAATATAAAAGATGATAAGTGCTTTGATTAACCTTCTGCAGGTATTTAAGGGCTAATTACCTCCAAGGAAACATACCGCCTGAGCTTGGAATTCTTTCTCATCTTACCATACTGTAAGACATTTGATTTTCTGCTATGTGGGTGTGACTCTTATGTTTTCTGCTGAGTTTAACGGGATATATCATTTGAGGCATATTTTACTGTTTGCTTAACCGATTAAAAAGCTTTCATCCTGAGCTTACTAATAAATTGGAGGATAATATGTAGGGATCTGTCAAGCAATTCGTTGAGGGGATCAATACCTTCCACTATCGGCCATCTTACACAGTTACACTTTCTGTAAGTGTAAACATTGATATATATACTTAACAATTTTTTGTGTAAGAATTTTTAAGATTGACAGTTCTTTATGGTGTTCACATTCAATGCTATGCATCTCAGGAACTTATCCACTAATTTATTTTCTGGTGAAATCCCAAATATTGGAGTACTGAACACATTTGGGAATAAGTCGTAAGTCTTCTGTGTTCTTACCTTGTTTTTGAGCCTGTTTGAATTGCTATTATGTTTTCCAATATAGTTTGATATTGTATCCCAATGATAAAATTGAATGGACACGATCATAAGCTATACCATCCAGGGTACTATTAATTTTACCTGAATATTAGGTCATAGAATACATGTACTGTTTCAAAGATTGGCTGTTTAAATCCTTCTTTTCTTAAAATTCATGATCAGTAAGTCTAATGTGGCATAGCTAAGTATGCGAGACATGGCATACGTACTATAAACATGAATAGATCTGGACCATCCAGCTGATTGAGCTTGGGCCAGTTATGATATATCCCTCTGCTCCATGATCCACGTGCTAATAAGGTATTATCCAGGGGGAAAGTcagttctttttttggtttgggggttggggggggggggcgctaaTGTAGGTGTGTGGAGTTCTGTTTCTCCTTATACCCAATGTTTCAAGCACAAGGATTAGACCAGGATTGACGAAGACCTATTCATTGATAGTATTACTTTGAAAAGACCTGGCTCAGTCAGTTGGCCTTTCTTTATTTCCACCAAGTATTGATGGGGATTGGGTTGGATCAATCAATCTGGACTGGATCCTGATTGGGATTGGCAAAGATTGACCCAATCCTGTATCCTGAGTCTTTAATTTTCGTTTGTAAGCATTCAAGTACATACTCATTATATTGGATATCTAAACCATCCAACCACAATGCTGGGAATGTATAACACAAAAGCATTGTGGTTGACATCCCACAGTTCCAGCATTCCTGGTTATCCAGCATTGTGGTTGGATGATATTTGGTGGATCCAGCTGACTGGATAACCAAGAATGGGCTGGGAATGTGAAGTGCTAACCATGTCCACATTAGGGATTCCATCTTCGTAATAATATAGTGCCATGTTATTAATATAGCATCCCATCATCATCCTTTTGATGTTTCCTCTGTTACAACAACCTACATTTTATTTCATGTGCTCTCCTATTGAGCTTGTTCAAAACAATGTGTTTATACAGGTTTACTGGAAATTTAGATTTGTGCGGTCAGCAAATACAAAAACCATGTCGGACCTCCTTGGGTTTCCCAGCGGTGCTACCACATGAAGAGGGTGAACCACAAGGCAAGCAGCATACAAACAATATTATTCCTCATGAAACAAGAATTAGTCCTTGTAGAGCTATTGGACTTGGTCACGTTACCTAAATTTGCAAATTGATTTGATCATgttatttattctcttttccCAAAAACACCTAATGTAAACTATTAAGTGCACTTGTTTAAAAGCTAACACCACTTTGACGCATGATGGAGCCACTGCAGTTCCTACAAAACGATCTACTCATGATCTGAATGGAGTTCTGATTGGTGCGTTGTCGACAATGGGTCTTGTGCTTGCTATGCTTCTTATTTCCCTCTGGATTTATTTAcaatcaaagaaagaaagagctgCCAAGAAATATACAGAAGTCAAGAAGCAAGTTGATCAAGAGTCAAGTAAGTTCAAAAATTATATGTGTTCTCCGTGGATCAATCTCTCTATCTGGCTAAGTAGGTGTTTTTTTTTGACAGGCACAAAGCTTGTTATATTCCATGGCAATATTCCTTATGCCTCATTTGAAATCATCGAAAAGCTTGAGTCACTTGGTGAAGAGGATGTGGTTGGATCAGGAGGATTTGGCACCGTATACAAAATGGTTATGAACAATTGTAGTACATTTGCTGTTAAGAGAATTGATCGCAGTCATGAAGGATCCATTCAAGTTTTTGAGAGGGAGCTCGAGATATTGGGTACCATCAAGCATATAAATCTTGTCAATCTACAAGGTTACTGCAGGCTCCCCACAGCCAAACTTCTCATTTATGATTATTTGGCCTTGGGCAGCTTAGATCATCTCCTCCATGGTATGTGCATCTTTCTCAATTGAATAATGATGGTTGGTTGTATTAAGATTATGAAAAGagtatttggtatcaaagcagaaTACTGGGGATAAATGGCATACTCATAAGGGGTCACATCAATGTTTGACAAGTCCCACCACTAAAGAAACCTCCATGAAAACTATCAACCTGATGGATGATCTTAATAATTGTATCTATTGCATTTTGTAACAGTTAGAAAAATGCtttttatcctcttttttttttttttggggggggggggggtgggggggaagaGGGGGCATGTCTTCTAGGTAGGAGCCTTTACATGGTGGCCTTTCCGCTTGACATTTTTTATTCTGCAAGGCTTGGGTGTAGGTTTACCCCATTATGCAGAACTACTGTTGTTTCCAGTCCAGTTGAAAGCTTCAAAGTCCAATCTtaataattcaatttttttttgggttgtctTCAGAGCATAAGGGTCAGCCCTTGAACTGGAATTTGCGCTTAAGAATAGCCCTTGGTTCAGCTAGGGGATTGGCATACTTACACCATGACTGCTGTCCACCAATCGTGCACCGCGACATAAAATCCAGCAATATACTACTTGACAAGAATCTTGAGCCTCATGTTTCTGACTTTGGTCTTGCCAAGCTCTTGGTGGATGAGGAAGCCCACGTCACTACTGTGGTTGCTGGCACTTTCGGTTATTTGGCACCAGGTGTCTTgccattcatttctctttttttttgtcagctcaCTGTATTTTCTTAGTTCTTCAACTCAACTAAGAGTCTAAGACTTCACTAAATGAGatcggctacatgaatcctgttTCATCATTCAACACTTAAAATTCTCTATGTTATTTTCCATCATTTTTCATTATAGTGATTTTACAGTCACCCCATGGTTCTTCATGGACCATGGTATACTAATGTTGCATGCAGTagccattctctctctcccctctccctccccccacccccccaaaatcAAAGTGGAAAGTATTAGCAGATGAAACAGAAGGGCTACATATATAGCAGGATATGACCTCAACTATCAGCGTTACATACTGACAATTTGGTGAAGATCATGTATAGGAAAATATTAGTCTATGTTAACTGGAGCTGCATACAATTATCATGCATGGTCGAAACCCATCTTAAACTTACTAATTGACTTATTTGAGGAtaattgttttggttgttttATATTCAACCAATTAGTAAATTGATAAACCTTGTAAATGACGGCTTTTGCTGCTTGTGGAGCAGAATATCTGAACAGTGGACAAGCCACTGAGAAGTCAGATGTGTACAGCTTTGGAGTTCTCCTGTTAGAGCTTGTTAGTGGGAAGAGGCCTACTGATCCATCTTTTGTCAAGGAGGGCTTGAACATCGTAGGCTGGGTGagttctccaaaaaaaatttctgccAAATAATAAAGGCCAAactttcttcttcctatgttctaattttcttttatggCTGTTACCTATACCCCATTACTCCACCGCCTCAACCATGactaattaatttatttaaatttttgttAATTCCATGCACAAAAGCActccttttcattttctttaagtTGCTAGTATATGCCATGTTTTGCAATTGTTCTATATTTCTTAACATGTTTGTCAACTGAATTTTCAGATGAATACACTAGTTAGAGAAAAACGTTTGGCCGATATAGTGGATAGAAGGTGTATTGATGCAGACGTAGAGACCATACAACTGGTACTCAATATTGCTGCAAGGTGCACCGATGCAAATCCAGACGATCGCCCTTCAATGAAACACATCTTGCAGGGGCTGGAGGAGGGGATCATGTCACCTTGCCCTAGTGAGTTCTACGAGTCACATTCAGATTGCTATTAATGGGAACATGGTAGCCGTTTTTGAGAGTATGTTCCATTAGGTTTTTCACATTCTGTGTCTCATCCATTTTGGAGGGTTGTGTCCCTGTCTCTGGGGCTCTGTACAGTTATTACGTAATTCTTatgaaatgaaatattttaaggaCAGATCTTGGATAGTGAAAACCTCTTGGCTGATAAGGGCACTACCATATTGTTTTCAAGTCTCCTTCTCTCATCAGCCAAAAAGTTGCCTTGAACACCCCCTAGAAAGAAATATGGTGCCTTCAAACCAGATCTCTCACTCCCCCCCTGCCCTTGTGAAATTGCTCTTCTGCTTACATCTGAGAGGCATGCGCACCCAGGACCCCCTGGGTGCGTAAGAGGGTTACACTAGAGAAGGGAAATTAGTGGGTGCATACTGCACAAAGATGAAGCAGAATTCAATCTCGGGACTTGGCTACAACCATCACAAGTCCTTGCCATCTAAGCTACCAGACAACTTCGCTTGAAACTAGATCAAATCAATGAAAAAGAATACCCAAGGCCTTTCCTTTGGGCCATCAATCTACAAAGGAACCATCAACCATGAGTGGATTTGGTGCTCATTGTACGCAGAATGGGACACAATCAATTAAAAGCATGAAGATTTACCGTATATTTGAGCAAATATCCATGCATCCATTTGCTACGTTCTGAAGAATTTCTGACAAACAAATTTTGCATCATGGATCCGTGGTTCTTCGCAATAAATATTTTGAATCCTTGGATGATATTCTCTTTCAGTGCCTGTTTTCAGTGAAGATTCTGTTTGCATTTCTCTGACTTAAACTCAGTGCTATCTCCCATGGACAGTCCTCATTAAGTAACTTTGCAGGCTTGCCGTGGAATCTGAACTTGAATGAGATGGAAAAGCAGAGTCTCTTTGGTCTCATTGCTGGAAGTTTTGTTTGGTCCATGGATGCATATAAGTGATATCTTGAGGAACCAAGATGAACCCCTAAAGCTCCTTCCATATGACTCAGATGGTTTTAATGACTACTTTCCAAAGTTTCTTGGAATCATCCACCCATTCGAACACCTCCCCACCCACCAATAACTACTACACCAGTGGCAAAAACCACCTGAATGGCCAAAGCTTAATTAAAACGACAGCACTGTATTGCTGTATCAGAATGGAATGGGAGGAGGCAGGATAGGAATATGCTCTGATACAATGTATtcatccaacccaaaagctcaAAATATTAAGTGGAGCTGTGGAGGGACTCACAGCTATACGAGGCAATGAAAAGCTTTAAGGGTAGACAGTAATATTAATACTCTTCCTTCTACATTGAGGGAAGCATAGGTTATTGGACTGAAACTATGCATTGTGTTGTACTAGACCAACCATGGAAAAACAATTAAGGTTTTACTCAGTTCAACCTGATTTTGATCTATTAAACCATAGTttgccaaaaactagaagaaaaaacaaaaataagaaacatCTTCAAGAAAAAATATAGGATTGTGCAAAACAAATGAATGGCCAACCGATGAGACATCCAATGATTGGGATGCTGGGCGCGTGCCAGGCCCCACGCAGGCACACGTCCCTGCTGACGCCTATCAACCCAGCTGTTGGATGTCTCACTAGGTGCCTGCTGGACGGTGGGCTTGTAGGAAAGGAGCCCGATCCACAGGGCATAGCGATGATGCCATGGAGGATGTGCTCTTTTTATCTTTCTCcttttcacatgaaatgaccttgctgtCCTCCCAAATCCGTTATGtcacacctcattggtgcgCTCTCTTGCGCTCCTTTGTGTTGCTTGCTCGGGGAAATATTCACTCTTTTGGAAATAGTTTTCTTTGTCCAAACTCCGAAGGCAGAGcctaaccaaaaaaacaaaaaaaaaaaactctgaaGTCAGAGGGACTGGTCCTGGAGTCCGAGTACACTTTTAAGTTTgaaaaccagaacttgaaatgCGCCTCCACTCCACTTCAGCCTAGGGCACAATTTTCGTCTCCAATGGTTGCCATTTCTGACGCAGCGGCGATAGCCTTCTCGCCTGCAAATACCCTTCTTAAAACCTCAAGTAAACTTCACTGTTCTATCTCGCCGCCACAATTTTGCGTCAGGGTCCAGCGCTTCCCAGTGTTTCTATCTTTCAACTCATTCTCTCGTTTCTTGCAACAGGGTGCTTCACCAGCATCATCTCCTTTCAGATTTTCCACTGCCACATCAACGATTTCAAATGGGGTTTCTGATTCAGTGGAAACTGAAGATCTCCTCTTCTTGTCTGAGACCGAACGACACAGTCCCATCAGGTACATATTCTGGGTTTTGGTGTGCACTTCTGTTTCCCTCGCTTTGTTCGCTGCAAGTGGGCCTGCTCGTGCTGCTGCCGCTGATTCTATTAGGGCCTCAAGCTCTGGATTGAGGATAGCGAGCGCGCTTCGGAACACGGGGTGGCCCGACCAGGCCATAGTCTTCGCCCTCGCGACTCTTCCCGTACTTGAGCTTCGCGGAGCTATCCCGGTTGGTTATTGGATGCAGCTCAAGCCCATTAGCCTAACCCTCTTATCTGTTATTGGGTcagtctctcttctcttttcatctGTATCTCCATCTGCGATTTcgagattttattttcttcggATTTGAACTCGAGTATTCGACCCATTTGGGTGTTACTCTAATGTACATAAATAACCGAATTATTCGTTTGATTCGTTCGATTTATTCTTCGCTCCTCTGTGATGTGAACTGTAGGAACATGGTCCCTGTTCCTTTTATTGTACTCTACTTGAAGAGGTTTGCATCTTTCCTCGCTCGGAAGAGCCCGTCGGCTTCACGGTTCCTTGACCTGCTGTTCGAGAGGGCCAGAGAGAAAGCCGGCCCTGTAGAAGAATTCCAATGGATCGGTCTGATGTTGTTTGTAGCAGTGCCATTCCCTGGAACTGGTGCGTGGACTGGAGCCATTATAGCTTCGATACTAGATATGCCCTTCTGGTCTGCCGTCTCTGCAAATTTCTGCGGGGTTGTCTTGGCTGGGCTTTTGGTAAACTTACTTGTAAACCTTGGTCTTAAGTATGCTTTAGCTAGTGGCattgttctcttttttatttctacATTCATGTGGAGTTTCTTGAGAAGTGTTAAGAAGTCTCTGGGTTCATCAAACTGATTTGGTGCTTCTAAATTCTAATTGATGTATGACTCAAATATTTTCTAGAGCATCAAAGTGATATTATCTTTAGATTTACAAACTGTGGgttttgtgggtttgggatgCTTGGACTGTGttgtttgaaagcttttctTTAGCGTTATTTCTTTCTCACAGCTACGAATTACAAA
The nucleotide sequence above comes from Telopea speciosissima isolate NSW1024214 ecotype Mountain lineage chromosome 3, Tspe_v1, whole genome shotgun sequence. Encoded proteins:
- the LOC122653639 gene encoding LRR receptor-like serine/threonine-protein kinase FEI 2 isoform X1; the protein is MKMGLLVWVLSAVSATALLSTCAFALSQDGYTLLDIKDALNVSQGFLNNWRASDANPCNWTGVSCHFNDQRVRSIDLPYMELKGIIPPSIGKLQRLQRLALHQNSLHGMIPTEITQCTDLRALYLRANYLQGNIPPELGILSHLTILDLSSNSLRGSIPSTIGHLTQLHFLNLSTNLFSGEIPNIGVLNTFGNKSFTGNLDLCGQQIQKPCRTSLGFPAVLPHEEGEPQATAVPTKRSTHDLNGVLIGALSTMGLVLAMLLISLWIYLQSKKERAAKKYTEVKKQVDQESSTKLVIFHGNIPYASFEIIEKLESLGEEDVVGSGGFGTVYKMVMNNCSTFAVKRIDRSHEGSIQVFERELEILGTIKHINLVNLQGYCRLPTAKLLIYDYLALGSLDHLLHEHKGQPLNWNLRLRIALGSARGLAYLHHDCCPPIVHRDIKSSNILLDKNLEPHVSDFGLAKLLVDEEAHVTTVVAGTFGYLAPEYLNSGQATEKSDVYSFGVLLLELVSGKRPTDPSFVKEGLNIVGWMNTLVREKRLADIVDRRCIDADVETIQLVLNIAARCTDANPDDRPSMKHILQGLEEGIMSPCPSEFYESHSDCY
- the LOC122657117 gene encoding uncharacterized protein LOC122657117; translation: MVAISDAAAIAFSPANTLLKTSSKLHCSISPPQFCVRVQRFPVFLSFNSFSRFLQQGASPASSPFRFSTATSTISNGVSDSVETEDLLFLSETERHSPIRYIFWVLVCTSVSLALFAASGPARAAAADSIRASSSGLRIASALRNTGWPDQAIVFALATLPVLELRGAIPVGYWMQLKPISLTLLSVIGNMVPVPFIVLYLKRFASFLARKSPSASRFLDLLFERAREKAGPVEEFQWIGLMLFVAVPFPGTGAWTGAIIASILDMPFWSAVSANFCGVVLAGLLVNLLVNLGLKYALASGIVLFFISTFMWSFLRSVKKSLGSSN
- the LOC122653639 gene encoding LRR receptor-like serine/threonine-protein kinase FEI 1 isoform X2 — its product is MKMGLLVWVLSAVSATALLSTCAFALSQDGYTLLDIKDALNVSQGFLNNWRASDANPCNWTGVSCHFNDQRVRSIDLPYMELKGIIPPSIGKLQRLQRLALHQNSLHGMIPTEITQCTDLRALYLRANYLQGNIPPELGILSHLTILDLSSNSLRGSIPSTIGHLTQLHFLNLSTNLFSGEIPNIGVLNTFGNKSFTGNLDLCGQQIQKPCRTSLGFPAVLPHEEGEPQVPTKRSTHDLNGVLIGALSTMGLVLAMLLISLWIYLQSKKERAAKKYTEVKKQVDQESSTKLVIFHGNIPYASFEIIEKLESLGEEDVVGSGGFGTVYKMVMNNCSTFAVKRIDRSHEGSIQVFERELEILGTIKHINLVNLQGYCRLPTAKLLIYDYLALGSLDHLLHEHKGQPLNWNLRLRIALGSARGLAYLHHDCCPPIVHRDIKSSNILLDKNLEPHVSDFGLAKLLVDEEAHVTTVVAGTFGYLAPEYLNSGQATEKSDVYSFGVLLLELVSGKRPTDPSFVKEGLNIVGWMNTLVREKRLADIVDRRCIDADVETIQLVLNIAARCTDANPDDRPSMKHILQGLEEGIMSPCPSEFYESHSDCY